DNA sequence from the Armigeres subalbatus isolate Guangzhou_Male chromosome 1, GZ_Asu_2, whole genome shotgun sequence genome:
AGTGTGTTATGTAAGAATTTAATATGCTTTTTTTTAGGTGAAACAGCTTCGAGGAATCTGTAGTTCGGCCCTAAGATGTAGCGACAATCTTTTCGTACACCGAGATACGCCCGAAGATAATCCCAGCATTCCGTTTGAGTTCACGGAGGAGAATAAAAAGGTAAAGTAACCTGCTAGCATCGATGTCAATGTAGGACTCAGCTATAAAGGGCAGGGATATAGGTATATATGGAGTAAATTTTGATATGAGGCAAGTTGCAGCCTGTTGGAGCATCTTCTACCTTTGATGGTTCGCTACATGTGGCTGACTACAGATTGCCCGATTACTTTGATTACTATTGCCTTGACTCAGTTTTAATTAATTAGTATTAGGCCTACTTCGATACCTAAGCAAACGATCATTGGGGTGAGCCTGTTAACAATAAACATCAATACAATAACTATGGATTAGAAGCTATTAAATATTTTATataggggaaagacggctttggcaggttttgttctattattggcaggggggtttttgtcgaccaaattttatgaaatttggccacaatattctttgatatgcaaccACAAAAGGTAGGATAGATCCATGATAATAGCAGGGCTATCAGCTATTTTCCTATTTTCTCAAATCATTCTTTTTACAATGTATACTACATGCTATGTTTTGACAGGTTAAGTGCATTGATAAAAgatataaaatattcaattttcttttcgttcaaataaataaaatgtggtTAAACTCTCGCCGAATATTCTCACAAACAGGAACCAAAAGTTTGATTTCATCTTCTTCAATAATTAACACATTTTAACTCTCCCGCCCATGGTGTCTGTAGAGCACCATCCAATTTTGCACCTTTTAACtttcatcgaattgtttcaacaacaaaaagtattttttgGCATATCATTATGGTcccattagactgcaaataaaatcaattttcagaaaaaatagttaaattattgaaaacaatcaattaactattgattaacaaccaaaaacttttttttctttttccactAACTTTAGCCATgccaaatatttttgttctatagcatttttctcaaagatgattttccgattgaaattttcgaaaatcgtgggcgggaaagggttaaggaaaagtagaaaaaaaagtaTCGGGTTTTGAAACCCCGACCACATGTACTGACAAGCAATTGCCCCAATAGCAAAATTACTTTGATTACTATTAATATGTGCTATCAGACTGTACGTAATGTCTCAaagttaaaatgtattctattcATTCAATCCCAACGAAATATAGACCGACTGAATCTAGTTTGGGGCAGAAGCTCGGTCTAGCATAAAATATTCGCGTTGATTGACGACTATGTTCAATACAATTTTTCAGAGAGTAAACGCCATCCTGAACATTTATCCGGAGGGTCACAAACGTGGGGCCATGATTCCGCTATTGGATTTAGCACAACGTCAGCATGGCTGGTTGCCGATTTCGGCCATGCATAGAGTGGCCGACATTCTGGGTCTACCCAACATGAGAGTCTACGAAGTAGCGACATTCTACACCATGTTCATGCGGAAACCAACGGGAACCTACCACGTGCAGGTTTGCACCACTACTCCATGCTGGTTGCGTGGATCCGATGAGATCATGGCCGTTTGTAAGGTGAGTTAAACTAATAATTTATTAGTCCAGCCATTCTGCTTATTCTTATATTCCATTACTATAACTTGATTGAAGACATGCTAAATTAATGATTGGACAACTTTGGCATCCTTAGCTTGTCTTGTCCccctaaaaaattaaaaaaatttcattaaaaattaggaaattgccaataaataaGTCAGGGTATAagcaattggcgctttgatgttgcatgacgaagaagaagcagaaagatgataatcgaaaaaccTTCACGGGAAACCATACTAAGAAGTTTTGAAAACTCTTTGTGTGgttgaaaatttagtttattGTCATATTGATATTAGTATTTACAAAATTCCGTTTTGGAAGCAATTCGAAAATCTAATTCTAAGTGAAAAACTAAAGCATTAACATCGATTCTATTGTTACAGCTACTAATAAAGCGGATGTAGCTAACAAAGTATTTTAGTATTTTCACACGTGTAGTTTTTCGTATGCCTGGAAGCACAGGTTTCACGAGATCTTCAAATGAGAGCCGTCTCCATCCGTCCATGACTTCCGTGAGCTTCTGCTGAAGAACCGTCCAAGCCGGTCCGACACGAGCACAGGAAGAAAATTTGTGTTGGAGAGTTTCCGATGTTTGTATGCTGCAGTGTTGGCAGTTTTCGTTCGCTACTCGTTGCAATACGTGCAGCAATCTTCGGTGTTCGATTTTATTATTTAACCTTTGGCAACTCCGTTTGATGGACAAAGTGCTGGTGGATTTGATCGGCGGAGGAGTTTtgtcggatttggattggaatttgggAAATGTTTGTGTACCATGCGaggcttacttgtgtgctcacccatacactcggtcccctCTGTGGGTGTATTAGGATTAATACCCCCAGCTCCCTCCCCACACTAGCGCCGCCAGAAAATGCATGTTTGGTTAGATATCTTCCAATCTATGAGGTTGAGAAAGCAGCCGTCTTTTACAAAGTTGGTCGGTTGATAAGATTCATTACAATGGAGGCCAGTTCAGTTTGAAATTCAActacttggcggcgctagtgtatgaggAGTAACTTGTTAGGTTAGATATCTCGCAATCCATAAGGTTTAGAACGCTGCCGACTTCTTGGCAGTTGGTTGGGTGGTAAGGGGGTAAAATATAAAGCTTACAGATTGCGAAAGCTCTATATTGCAGTGATTCGCATAAGAGTTCCATGtctatttttgaagattttgatcttcttccaggaataagcttaaaatgacctcatctttaagaaaaactgataaaaataatagacttttttctagaaatttgaaaatcaaaacccacttgtgttgtcccatcttgctatttattcgcataacagtcacattccagacTTTGATACTTTTgcacacaaaataaatataatccGGGTCTTTTAATAGTTCCATAGCAATGTATACAGATAAAGAGTATTATGCCGAATTTGTATTTCGccatgtaaaacgagtttgaaaaattcaacggcatattactcaagttgaagaaaactggcatgggacgcttatgcgaataggggcagtatACACCTACTGATATTTGTTGAAACGCAAATTGAACCGTCCAACATCACAATGATTTTTTCCCATCTGAGCAACTTTAAATAAGATGGAAACTAActaaattttcttaattttgatatgCATCTTAAGCATTAGCACCACCAAGCGGTTGAATATCAAATTGAACTAACTTCCATTGTAGTGTTTATCATACGAACAACTTTGCAAAGTctgcaaattttcaaatctcacAGATTTTTAATAATCTTATCAAAAAAAGTAATGGCACCGTCAAGCGATTGAATTCGAAATTGAACTTATTAGAATCCATCGGACTGGATCTTACcaccgaacaactttgtagtaGACATAAGTTTTCTATACATCACAGATTGCGAAGTACCTAACCTGACAAGCAGCTCCAGCATACAATAGCGTCGCCAGACGGtctaatttcaaaataaacttaCCTTCATAATAACGATTTTCAACGCCCGAACAACTTCGTAGAAAACGGTAGCTTTCTAAATTTCAGATTGCGAGATATCTAGCATAAGAAGTAGCCTtccatacactagcgccgccaggCGGTAgaatttaaaactaaacttgcctCCATCATAACGGCTCTTATCATTCGAATCACTTTGTAAAAGACGATAACTTTCTAAATCCCACAGATTGCGAGATATCTAATCGGACAAGTAATGTCATATATACTAGCGCTGCCAAGCGATTGAAATCCAAATTAAACTGTACTTCATCGCAGTGGTTCTTACCACCGGAACAACTTTTTAGAAGACGACAACTTTCTCAAACTTACAGATTTCGAGATATTCTTCCAAACGACCAAACCTGTATTCCTTTTACACTAGCGCCGCATAGTGGTTAAATTCCAAACTAGTCTGTTCTCCGCTTTTTCGAATAGAATCTTGTTGTAtgataacgatgctggtcagcaGTTGATTGAATTGTCAAAAGGTGTTCCActgggatcgatcctcggaccggtacTGTGGAATGTCATGTATGATGTAATACTAGAGGTCATTGGTGACACTCTCGATCAAGTTGAACATAAAGCTTCATATGCGATTAGCAGAGTCGAGGAATGTCTCAACTCAAGGAGTTTGGCGTTAGCACATCACAAGCCGGAAGTTGTGGCGTTGCATAATCGCCATGGGTGGCAGGAAGCCAAGATAAAGGTAGGGACATGTACAATTGAGTCCGTGAGAGTATTGGAGTATATGGGCGTAACGATCGACGATAAGCTTAATTTTACTAGCCACGTCGATCATGCGTGCCAAAGGGCATCACTAGCGATACAATCATtgtcacaaatgatgtccaacgGACCGGCGGTGCAcagtcaagtgcgtaggtttTACCGGGAGTAGCGTTGTCTCTTATCCGATACAGTGTGCCAACACGGTCCAAGGAACTTGAGGGTGGGTACAATACCGACAatttgatcagagtacaccgttTGATGTGTCTACGGCCGCAAAAGGTTTTCGTTTTGGTGGGTCGGGTGAGCTTCTTTATAacacccatccccacactacctgaatGAGCCTCCTCAggtgtttgcagatttccgtttatctAGCTAAAAAAAGAATGAGATATAATGTTGGGAGAAGACATCCGAAGCTTCTTTGAAATACCACTTACGACAACATCATGGcaaaaggaaagaaaaaaaaacaattaataaAACTGGCAAGTTGAT
Encoded proteins:
- the LOC134205294 gene encoding NADH dehydrogenase [ubiquinone] flavoprotein 2, mitochondrial; this translates as MLVNSSKVFAQVKQLRGICSSALRCSDNLFVHRDTPEDNPSIPFEFTEENKKRVNAILNIYPEGHKRGAMIPLLDLAQRQHGWLPISAMHRVADILGLPNMRVYEVATFYTMFMRKPTGTYHVQVCTTTPCWLRGSDEIMAVCKEKLGIGAGETTKDGKFTISEVECLGACVNAPMIAVNDDYYEDLSAKDTIEILADLKQGKVPRPGPRNGRFASEPTGGLTSLTEEPKGPGFGMQAGL